From Magnolia sinica isolate HGM2019 chromosome 13, MsV1, whole genome shotgun sequence, one genomic window encodes:
- the LOC131222616 gene encoding SEC14 cytosolic factor-like, with product MGKKELLDKEKINAVLQILRKQAPLTVKQEKFCNDACLVRFLKAKGDSVKKAAKHLRACLSWRENIDTEHLIADEFSAELADGIAYVAGNDQEARPVMVFRVKQDYQKLHSQKLYIRLLVFTLEVAIASMSRNVEEFVLLFDASFFRSGSAFLNLLLATLKIVSEYYPGRLHKAFVIDPPSLFSCLWKGVRPFVELSTVTMVVSSLDFEESLDDTFSSYPRTTSLRFEPSSVPTKIGGSSSSRFSFTVSHFDSLKPWYLTRTDTSASSQVGHFANASPSLMGPALVSPLNARSFSFASPATRTLRGGGPKTFPSTPQPTRHPRTPRPSFLQSPAAFFRKDCQISSRTDRCRESFFPYLRYYRNPYNEMIYRSKMRPPLGGLISIVSPQLKRRHVTSQRF from the exons ATGGGGAAAAAAGAGCTTCTAGATAAGGAGAAGATAAATGCAGTACTTCAGATCTTGCGAAAACAAGCTCCTCTTACTGTAAAACAG GAGAAGTTCTGCAACGACGCTTGCTTGGTACGGTTTCTGAAAGCAAAAGGCGATAGTGTGAAGAAGGCTGCAAAACATTTAAGAGCATGTCTTTCTTGGAGAGAGAACATCGACACTG AGCATTTGATAGCAGATGAGTTCTCCGCCGAGCTGGCAGATGGCATCGCATACGTCGCCGGCAACGACCAGGAAGCCAGGCCTGTTATG GTTTTTCGGGTAAAACAAGATTACCAGAAATTACATTCGCAGAAACT TTATATTCGTTTGCTGGTATTCACACTAGAAGTGGCGATTGCATCCATGTCGAGAAATGTGGAAGAGTTCGTACTCCTATTCGATGCAA GCTTTTTCAGATCGGGATCGGCTTTCTTGAATTTACTGCTGGCAACACTGAAGATCGTATCGGAATACTACCCCGGAAGACTGCACAAGGCCTTCGTCATCGACCCTCCATCTCTCTTCTCCTGCCTTTGGAAG GGTGTCCGTCCTTTCGTGGAGCTTTCAACGGTGACGATGGTGGTATCGTCCTTGGACTTCGAAGAGTCCCTGGATGACACATTTTCTTCCTACCCTCGAACCACCTCCCTCCGTTTCGAACCCTCGTCCGTACCCACCAAGATCGGCGGCTCCTCCTCCTCCCGCTTCTCCTTCACCGTCTCCCATTTCGACTCCCTCAAGCCCTGGTACCTTACGCGCACGGACACGTCAGCATCTTCACAGGTGGGCCACTTCGCCAACGCCAGCCCCTCGCTCATGGGTCCCGCACTCGTCTCCCCGCTCAATGCCCGCTCCTTCTCCTTCGCCTCCCCTGCCACAAGGACGTTACGTGGCGGTGGGCCCAAGACCTTCCCCTCTACGCCGCAGCCAACGAGACACCCCAGGACTCCAAGGCCGTCCTTCCTGCAGTCTCCCGCGGCATTTTTCAGGAAGGATTGCCAGATCAGCAGCAGAACGGACAGGTGCCGTGAATCCTTTTTCCCTTACCTTAGGTACTATCGGAATCCGTACAACGAGATGATCTACCGTTCGAAGATGAGGCCTCCACTTGGCGGGCTCATCTCGATCGTCTCTCCTCAGCTCAAGCGTCGCCACGTCACCTCGCAAAGGTTCTAA